A region of Ictidomys tridecemlineatus isolate mIctTri1 chromosome 4, mIctTri1.hap1, whole genome shotgun sequence DNA encodes the following proteins:
- the Flrt1 gene encoding leucine-rich repeat transmembrane protein FLRT1, with amino-acid sequence MVVAHPAATATTTPATTVTATVVMTTATMDLRDWLFLCYGLIAFLTEVIDSTTCPSVCRCDNGFIYCNDRGLTSIPADIPDDATTLYLQNNQINNAGIPQDLKTKANVQVIYLYENDLDEFPINLPRSLRELHLQDNNVRTIARDSLARIPLLEKLHLDDNSVSTVSIEEDAFADSKQLKLLFLSRNHLSSIPSGLPHTLEELRLDDNRISTIPLHAFKGLNSLRRLVLDGNLLANQRIADDTFSRLQNLTELSLVRNSLAAPPLNLPSAHLQKLYLQDNAISHIPYNTLAKMRELERLDLSNNNLTTLPRGLFDDLGNLAQLLLRNNPWFCGCNLMWLRDWVKARAAVVNVRGLMCQGPEKVRGMAIKDITSEMDECFETGSQSGAANAAAKTTASNHASATTPQGSLFTLKAKRPGLRLPDSNIDYPMATGDGAKTLVIQVKPLTADSIRITWKATLPASSFRLSWLRLGHSPAVGSITETLVQGDKTEYLLTALEPKSTYIICMVTMETGNTYAADETPVCAKAETADSYGPTTTLNQEQNAGPVAGLPLAGIIGGAVALVFLFLVLGAICWYVHRAGELLTRDRAYHRGSRKKDDYMESGTKKDNSILEIRGPGLQMLPINPYRAKEEYVVHTIFPSNGSSLCKGTHTIGYGTTRGYREGGIPDIDYSYT; translated from the coding sequence CTGCCACCGCCACCACCACACCTGCCACCACCGTCACGGCCACGGTTGTGATGACTACGGCCACCATGGACCTGCGGGACTGGCTGTTCCTCTGCTACGGGCTGATCGCCTTCCTGACGGAGGTCATCGACAGCACCACCTGTCCCTCCGTGTGCCGCTGTGACAATGGCTTCATCTACTGCAACGACCGGGGGCTCACCTCCATCCCCGCAGACATCCCCGACGACGCCACCACCCTGTACCTGCAGAACAACCAGATCAACAACGCGGGCATCCCCCAGGACCTCAAGACCAAGGCCAACGTGCAGGTCATCTACCTGTACGAGAACGACCTGGACGAGTTCCCCATCAACCTGCCCCGGTCCCTGCGCGAGCTGCACCTGCAGGACAACAACGTGCGCACCATCGCCCGCGACTCCCTGGCCCGCATCCCGCTGCTGGAGAAGCTACACCTGGACGACAACTCCGTGTCCACCGTCAGCATCGAGGAGGACGCGTTTGCCGACAGCAAACAGCTCAAGCTGCTCTTCCTGAGCCGGAACCACCTGAGCAGCATCCCCTCGGGGCTGCCCCACACGCTGGAGGAGCTGCGGCTGGACGACAACCGCATCTCCACCATCCCGCTGCACGCCTTCAAGGGCCTCAACAGCCTGCGGCGCCTGGTGCTGGACGGCAACCTGCTGGCCAACCAGCGCATTGCCGACGACACCTTCAGCCGCCTGCAGAACCTCACGGAGCTCTCGCTGGTGCGCAACTCCCTGGCCGCCCCGCCCCTCAACCTGCCCAGCGCCCACCTGCAGAAGCTCTACCTGCAGGACAACGCCATCAGCCACATCCCCTACAACACGCTGGCCAAGATGCGCGAGCTGGAGCGGCTGGACCTGTCCAACAACAACCTCACCACGCTGCCCCGCGGCCTGTTCGACGACCTGGGGAACCTGGCGCAGCTGCTGCTCCGGAACAACCCCTGGTTCTGCGGCTGCAACCTCATGTGGCTGCGGGACTGGGTGAAGGCGCGGGCCGCCGTGGTCAACGTGCGGGGCCTCATGTGCCAGGGCCCCGAGAAGGTCCGCGGCATGGCCATCAAGGACATCACCAGCGAGATGGACGAgtgctttgagacagggtcacagaGTGGGGCGGCCAACGCGGCGGCCAAGACCACGGCCAGCAACCACGCCTCCGCCACCACGCCCCAGGGCTCGCTCTTCACCCTCAAGGCCAAGAGGCCTGGGCTGCGCCTCCCTGATTCCAACATCGACTACCCCATGGCCACGGGTGACGGTGCCAAGACCCTGGTCATCCAGGTGAAGCCCCTGACGGCTGACTCCATCCGCATCACGTGGAAGGCCAcgctccctgcctcctccttccgGCTCAGCTGGCTGCGCTTGGGCCACAGCCCGGCCGTAGGCTCCATCACAGAGACCCTGGTGCAGGGGGACAAGACCGAGTACCTGCTGACAGCCCTGGAGCCTAAGTCCACCTACATCATCTGCATGGTCACCATGGAGACCGGCAATACCTACGCGGCCGACGAGACGCCGGTGTGTGCCAAGGCAGAGACCGCCGACAGCTACGGCCCCACCACCACGCTCAACCAGGAGCAGAACGCCGGCCCCGTGGCAGGCCTGCCCCTGGCCGGCATCATCGGTGGGGCCGTGGCTCTCGTCTTCCTCTTCCTGGTCCTGGGGGCCATCTGCTGGTACGTGCACCGGGCTGGTGAGCTGCTGACCCGGGACAGGGCCTACCACCGAGGCAGCCGCAAGAAGGACGACTATATGGAGTCGGGGACCAAGAAGGACAACTCCATTCTGGAAATCCGTGGCCCGGGGCTGCAAATGCTGCCCATCAACCCTTACCGCGCCAAAGAGGAGTACGTGGTCCACACCATCTTCCCCTCCAACGGCAGCAGCCTCTGCAAGGGCACGCACACCATCGGCTACGGCACCACGCGGGGCTACCGGGAAGGCGGCATCCCCGACATAGACTACTCCTACACCTGA